The following coding sequences are from one Musa acuminata AAA Group cultivar baxijiao chromosome BXJ2-4, Cavendish_Baxijiao_AAA, whole genome shotgun sequence window:
- the LOC135609465 gene encoding methylesterase 3-like → MNHGEGMGHGSCNKKHIILVHGACHGAWSWHKVTTQLRSAGYQVTVPDLAASGVDERRFQDLRSFIHYSQPLLDILACLPPGERVILVGHSLGGLNIALAMDRFPEKIAAAVFVTAFMPDSVNSPSYVVDKLKNEKTMLFWSDTQFGLVGDEDKGPVSLLFGPKFLSKLYTRSPPEDLTLARTLMRHSSLFLEDLGYMPPFSESGYGSVEKIYVVCAQDEILTEGFQRWMIENNPVKEVRELEDADHMPMFSTPKQLFQCLSDVADACA, encoded by the exons ATGAATCATGGAGAAGGAATGGGCCACGGGAGCTGCAACAAGAAGCACATAATTCTCGTCCATGGAGCTTGCCATGGAGCATGGTCTTGGCACAAGGTGACGACCCAGTTGAGGTCCGCTGGGTACCAGGTTACGGTGCCCGACCTCGCGGCCTCCGGCGTCGACGAGCGGCGGTTCCAGGACCTGCGATCGTTCATCCACTACTCCCAGCCGCTCCTGGACATATTGGCCTGCCTCCCCCCTGGTGAGAGGGTCATTCTGGTAGGCCACAGCCTCGGAGGCCTCAACATAGCTCTGGCTATGGACAGGTTCCCTGAGAAGATCGCCGCCGCCGTCTTCGTCACCGCCTTCATGCCGGATTCAGTCAACTCGCCCTCCTACGTCGTCGACAAG CTTAAAAACGAAAAAACCATGTTATTTTGGAGCGACACACAATTTGGCTTGGTCGGGGACGAAGATAAAGGTCCCGTTTCCCTGCTATTCGGCCCCAAATTCTTATCCAAGCTTTACACGCGTAGCCCACCCGAG GATCTGACGCTGGCGAGGACCCTCATGAGGCATTCTTCCTTATTCCTCGAAGACCTCGGGTACATGCCTCCCTTCTCCGAGTCGGGTTACGGATCGGTGGAGAAGATCTACGTGGTGTGCGCTCAGGATGAGATCCTCACGGAAGGTTTTCAGCGCTGGATGATCGAGAACAACCCAGTGAAAGAGGTGAGAGAGCTGGAGGACGCTGACCATATGCCCATGTTCTCAACCCCGAAGCAGCTGTTTCAGTGCCTCTCGGATGTTGCCGACGCCTGTGCTTGA
- the LOC135609463 gene encoding salicylic acid-binding protein 2-like, whose amino-acid sequence MEQPESKGIGGGMGEGSGNKKHIILVHGACHGAWSWHKVTTLLRSTGYRVTAPDLAASGIDERRFQDLRTFTDYTQPLLDVVASLPRGERVVLVGHSLGGMNIALAMDRFPEKIAAAVFVTAFMPDSVNPPSYVLDKLKQEKTMSYWLDTQFGLVIGDRERGPTSMLLGPKFLSKLYKLSPPEDLTLAMTLARPSSLFLEDLVSMPPFSESGYGSVEKIYVVCAQDEGISEGFQRWMIENNPVKVVKEIEDADHMPMFSTPKQLFQCLSDVADACA is encoded by the exons ATGGAGCAACCCGAGAGCAAAGGCATTGGGGGAGGCATGGGCGAGGGAAGCGGCAACAAGAAGCACATAATTCTCGTCCATGGCGCTTGCCATGGAGCATGGTCTTGGCACAAGGTGACGACGCTGTTGAGGTCCACGGGGTACCGGGTCACGGCGCCGGACCTCGCGGCCTCCGGCATCGACGAACGGCGGTTCCAAGACCTGCGTACGTTCACCGACTACACGCAACCACTGTTGGACGTAGTGGCCTCCCTTCCACGTGGTGAGAGGGTCGTCCTCGTAGGCCACAGCCTCGGAGGCATGAACATTGCTCTGGCCATGGACAGGTTCCCTGAGAAGATCGCTGCCGCGGTGTTTGTCACCGCCTTCATGCCCGATTCCGTCAACCCGCCCTCCTACGTCCTCGACAAG CTTAAACAGGAGAAAACCATGTCATATTGGCTTGACACTCAATTTGGGTTAGTCATCGGGGACAGAGAGAGAGGCCCGACTTCCATGCTGCTTGGTCCCAAGTTTTTGTCCAAGCTTTACAAGCTCAGCCCACCCGAG GATCTCACGCTGGCGATGACCCTCGCGAGGCCTTCTTCTTTATTCCTCGAAGACCTGGTGTCCATGCCGCCCTTCTCCGAGTCAGGATACGGATCGGTGGAGAAGATCTACGTCGTGTGCGCTCAGGATGAAGGCATAAGCGAAGGGTTTCAGCGCTGGATGATCGAGAATAACCCAGTGAAAGTGGTGAAGGAGATCGAGGATGCCGACCATATGCCCATGTTCTCAACCCCGAAGCAGCTCTTCCAATGCCTGTCTGATGTTGCCGATGCCTGTGCTTGA
- the LOC103975147 gene encoding salicylic acid-binding protein 2-like gives MVEGSGNKKHIILVHGACHGAWSWHKVTTLLRSAGYQVTALDLAASGVDERRFQDLSTFTDYTQPLLDVVASLPPGERVVLVGHSLGGMNIALAMDRFPEKIAAAVFVAAFMPDSVNPPSYLLDKLKQENTMSYWLDTQFGLAVGDRERGPTSMLFGPMFLSKLYKLSPPEDLTLAMTLARPSSFFLEDLVSMPPFSESGYGSVEKVYVVCAHDEGISEEFQRWMIKNNPVKVVKEIEDADHMAMFSTPKQLFQCLSDVVDASA, from the exons ATGGTCGAGGGAAGCGGCAACAAGAAGCACATAATTCTCGTCCATGGCGCTTGCCATGGAGCATGGTCTTGGCACAAGGTGACGACGCTGTTGAGGTCCGCGGGGTACCAGGTCACGGCGCTGGACCTCGCGGCCTCCGGCGTCGACGAGCGGCGGTTCCAAGACCTGAGCACGTTCACCGACTACACGCAACCACTGTTGGACGTAGTGGCTTCCCTTCCACCTGGTGAGAGGGTCGTCCTCGTAGGCCACAGCCTCGGAGGCATGAATATTGCTCTGGCCATGGACAGGTTCCCCGAGAAGATCGCTGCCGCGGTGTTTGTCGCCGCCTTCATGCCCGATTCCGTCAACCCGCCTTCCTACCTCCTCGACAAG CTTAAACAGGAGAATACCATGTCATATTGGCTTGACACTCAATTTGGGTTAGCCGTCGGGGACAGAGAGAGAGGCCCGACTTCCATGCTGTTTGGTCCCATGTTTTTGTCCAAGCTTTACAAGCTCAGCCCACCCGAG GATCTCACGCTGGCGATGACCCTCGCGAGgccttcttcctttttcctcGAAGACCTGGTGTCCATGCCGCCCTTCTCCGAGTCAGGATACGGGTCGGTCGAGAAGGTCTACGTGGTGTGCGCTCATGATGAAGGCATCAGCGAAGAGTTTCAGCGCTGGATGATCAAAAATAACCCAGTGAAAGTGGTGAAGGAGATCGAGGATGCTGACCATATGGCCATGTTCTCAACACCGAAGCAGCTCTTCCAATGCCTCTCTGATGTTGTCGATGCCAGTGCTTGA
- the LOC135609467 gene encoding salicylic acid-binding protein 2-like, translating to MEDERVKEGALRTLGLFQVLPRLVVFDLDYTLWPFYCIIHICLDTQFGLVVGDRERGPTSMLFGPKFLSKLYKLSPPEDLTLAMTLARPSSLFLEDLVSMPPFSESGYGSVEKVYVVCAQDEGISEGFQRWMIKNDPVKVVKEMEDADHMAGHVLNTETALPMPL from the exons ATGGAGgacgagagggtaaaggagggggCTCTCCGGACCCTCGGCCTATTCCAAGTCCTGCCTAGGCTGGTCGTATTCGATCTCGATTACACCCTTTGGCCCTTCTACTG CATAATCCACATTTGCCTTGACACTCAATTTGGGTTGGTCGTCGGGGACAGAGAGAGAGGCCCGACTTCCATGCTGTTTGGTCCCAAGTTTTTGTCCAAGCTTTACAAGCTCAGCCCACCCGAG GATCTCACGCTGGCGATGACCCTCGCGAGGCCTTCTTCCTTATTCCTCGAAGACCTCGTGTCCATGCCGCCCTTCTCCGAGTCAGGATACGGGTCGGTCGAGAAGGTCTACGTCGTGTGCGCTCAGGATGAAGGCATCAGCGAAGGGTTTCAGCGCTGGATGATCAAGAATGACCCAGTGAAAGTGGTGAAGGAGATGGAGGATGCTGACCATATGGCCGGCCATGTTCTCAACACCGAAACAGCTCTTCCAATGCCTCTCTGA
- the LOC135609464 gene encoding uncharacterized protein LOC135609464 encodes MEDERVKEGALRTLGLFQVLPRLVVFDLDYTLWPFYCECRSKREMPSLYPHAEGILYALKDKGINVAIASRSPTPDIAKTFLQKLGIQSMFVAREIFSSWTHKTEHFQRIQRRTGIPFKSMLFFDDEHRNIEAISKMGVTSVHVVNGVNLEKLRLGLRNFSHQSVSPNIKPADEKVRKLGS; translated from the exons ATGGAGgacgagagggtaaaggagggggCTCTCCGGACCCTCGGCCTATTCCAAGTCCTGCCTAGGCTGGTCGTATTCGATCTCGATTACACCCTTTGGCCCTTCTACTG TGAATGCCGCTCCAAAAGGGAAATGCCATCTCTCTACCCACATGCTGAGGGTATACTCTATGCACTCAAGGATAAAGGAATCAATGTGGCAATTGCTTCTCGATCACCAACTCCCGACATAGCTAAAACATTTCTTCAGAAGTTAGGCATCCAATCCATGTTTGTTGCCCGG GAAATATTCTCCAGTTGGACTCACAAGACCGAACATTTTCAGaggattcaaagaagaactggcaTACCATTTAAATCAATGCTTTTCTTTGATGATGAGCACAGGAATATTGAAGCG ATCTCTAAAATGGGAGTAACGAGCGTCCATGTGGTAAATGGAGTAAACCTCGAGAAGCTAAGATTGGGCCTAAGGAACTTCTCTCACCAGTCTGTCTCACCAAACATTAAACCAGCTGATGAGAAGGTGCGGAAGCTCGGGAGTTGA